The Streptomyces phaeolivaceus genome has a window encoding:
- a CDS encoding DUF6758 family protein has product MRGEPSCPKCGGRVRAPGLFADSWQCAAHGTVHPLQPVIPPSVEALSVVVHRAKVPVWMPWPLPVGWLFTGAAFAGDDRSGGRATAVACSGPGPLGGVGELVLIAEELGVGLGSRYAGIDGPDPGPYLSVEKPPQAKVLAAGRPTPLWHVTGTPDDRAVFAGEALGLWLWAIVWPEQTGLLMYDELVLTDLRDAGAEVELLPCGALSPRILEP; this is encoded by the coding sequence ATGAGGGGCGAACCCAGTTGCCCGAAGTGTGGTGGCCGGGTCAGGGCTCCCGGCCTCTTTGCCGATTCCTGGCAGTGCGCCGCGCACGGGACGGTGCACCCGCTGCAGCCCGTGATCCCGCCCAGCGTCGAGGCCCTCAGCGTCGTGGTGCACCGCGCCAAGGTGCCCGTCTGGATGCCGTGGCCGCTGCCGGTGGGCTGGCTGTTCACGGGTGCCGCGTTCGCCGGGGACGACCGCAGCGGCGGACGCGCCACCGCCGTCGCCTGCTCCGGACCCGGCCCGCTCGGCGGCGTCGGAGAACTCGTCCTCATCGCGGAGGAGCTCGGCGTCGGCCTCGGCTCGCGGTACGCGGGCATCGACGGACCCGACCCCGGGCCGTATCTGAGCGTGGAGAAACCGCCCCAGGCGAAGGTGCTCGCCGCGGGCCGGCCGACACCGCTCTGGCATGTCACCGGCACACCGGACGACCGCGCGGTCTTCGCGGGGGAGGCGCTCGGCCTCTGGCTCTGGGCGATCGTCTGGCCCGAGCAGACGGGGCTGCTGATGTACGACGAACTCGTGCTGACGGATCTGCGGGACGCGGGCGCGGAGGTGGAGCTGCTGCCGTGCGGGGCGCTCTCACCGAGAATCCTGGAGCCGTAG
- a CDS encoding PHP domain-containing protein → MRIDLHCHSTASDGTDTPAELVRKAGAAGLDVVALTDHDTTRGHAEAIAALPEGLTLVTGAELSCRLDGVSMHMLAYLFDPEEPDLLAERELVRDDRVPRARGMIAKLNDLGVPVTWDQVARIAGDGSVGRPHVATALVELGVVPTVGDAFTEQWLADGGRAYVEKHETDPFEAIRLIKGAGGVAVFAHPAAAKRGRTVPESAIAELAAAGLDGIEVDHMEHDPATRARLRGLAKELGLLTTGSSDYHGSRKTCVLGEYTTDPEVYGEITRRATGAFPVPGAGGVR, encoded by the coding sequence GTGCGTATCGATCTGCACTGCCACTCCACGGCCTCCGACGGTACGGACACTCCCGCGGAGCTGGTGCGGAAGGCGGGCGCGGCCGGACTGGACGTCGTCGCGCTGACCGACCACGACACCACGCGCGGGCACGCCGAGGCGATCGCCGCGCTGCCGGAAGGGCTCACGCTGGTCACCGGCGCCGAGCTGTCGTGCCGCCTCGACGGCGTCAGCATGCATATGCTCGCCTACCTGTTCGACCCCGAGGAGCCCGACCTGCTCGCCGAGCGCGAACTGGTCCGGGACGACCGGGTGCCGCGGGCCCGGGGCATGATCGCCAAGCTGAACGACCTGGGCGTACCGGTGACCTGGGACCAGGTCGCGCGGATCGCCGGCGACGGTTCCGTGGGTCGCCCGCACGTGGCCACCGCCCTCGTCGAACTCGGCGTCGTACCGACCGTGGGCGACGCCTTCACCGAGCAGTGGCTCGCGGACGGCGGCCGAGCCTACGTCGAGAAGCACGAGACCGACCCCTTCGAGGCGATCCGGCTGATCAAGGGCGCCGGCGGTGTCGCCGTCTTCGCCCACCCCGCCGCCGCCAAGCGCGGCCGGACCGTGCCGGAGTCCGCGATCGCCGAGCTGGCCGCCGCCGGGCTCGACGGCATCGAGGTCGACCACATGGAGCACGACCCGGCGACCCGGGCACGGCTGCGCGGCCTCGCGAAGGAACTGGGGCTGCTCACCACGGGCTCCTCCGACTACCACGGCAGCCGCAAGACCTGCGTGCTCGGCGAGTACACGACCGACCCCGAGGTGTACGGGGAGATCACGCGCCGGGCCACCGGAGCGTTTCCCGTCCCGGGGGCGGGCGGGGTTCGCTAG
- a CDS encoding MarC family protein, with translation MFDLAVFGSLFLTLFVIMDPPGITPIFLGLTAGRPARTQKRMAFQAVCVAGGVITVFGLLGHQILAHLHVSVPALMIAGGLLLLLIALDLLTGKSDEPTQTKDVNVALVPLGMPLLAGPGAIVSVILAVQKADGVAGQVSVWAAILAIHVVLWLTMRYSLLIIRVIKDGGVVLVTRLAGMMLSAIAVQQIINGVTQVVRAA, from the coding sequence GTGTTCGATCTCGCCGTCTTCGGTTCCCTCTTTCTCACCCTCTTCGTGATCATGGATCCCCCGGGGATCACGCCGATCTTCCTCGGGCTCACCGCCGGGCGGCCCGCGCGCACCCAGAAGCGGATGGCCTTCCAGGCCGTATGCGTGGCCGGTGGTGTGATCACCGTCTTCGGGCTGCTCGGGCATCAGATCCTGGCCCATCTGCATGTGTCCGTACCGGCGCTGATGATCGCGGGCGGGCTGCTGCTTCTGCTGATCGCGCTGGATCTGCTGACCGGCAAGTCGGACGAGCCCACGCAGACGAAGGACGTGAACGTCGCCCTCGTCCCGCTGGGCATGCCGCTGCTGGCCGGCCCCGGGGCGATCGTGTCCGTGATCCTCGCGGTGCAGAAGGCGGACGGCGTGGCCGGTCAGGTGTCCGTGTGGGCCGCGATCCTGGCCATCCACGTCGTGCTGTGGCTGACCATGCGGTACTCGCTGCTGATCATCCGCGTCATCAAGGACGGCGGTGTGGTCCTGGTGACCCGGCTCGCGGGCATGATGCTCTCCGCGATCGCCGTCCAGCAGATCATCAACGGTGTCACCCAGGTCGTCCGAGCCGCCTAG
- a CDS encoding NYN domain-containing protein: protein MEAMNDDLTALGARIDRTNELLHRMLAEVAKTPSTHAIFVDAGYLYAAAGRLVAGTEDRRSFDLDAEGLIDALIDKARTIFADSRLLRVYWYDGARRRIHTAEQQSIAELPDVKVRLGNLNANNQQKGVDSLIRTDLESLARHRAISDAALIGGDEDLVSAVEAAQGYGARVHLWGIEAPEGRNQAEPLLWEVDSQRTFDLDFFKPYVSRRTAATYDAPTGARPTREDVRFVGAQIAAKWLASRGRETLQELLHGHPYLPGSVDQDLLVEAEGLLQYSLRGQADLRRALRDGFWEHLRAQY from the coding sequence ATGGAAGCAATGAACGACGACCTCACGGCGCTCGGCGCCCGCATCGACCGTACGAACGAGCTGCTGCACCGCATGCTCGCCGAGGTGGCGAAGACACCCTCGACACACGCGATCTTCGTCGATGCGGGCTATCTGTACGCGGCCGCGGGGCGGCTCGTCGCCGGAACGGAGGACCGGCGGTCCTTCGACCTGGACGCGGAGGGACTGATCGACGCCCTGATCGACAAGGCGCGCACGATCTTCGCGGACAGCCGGCTGCTGAGGGTCTACTGGTACGACGGGGCCCGCCGCCGCATCCACACGGCGGAGCAGCAGTCGATCGCCGAGCTGCCGGACGTGAAGGTGCGGCTCGGCAACCTCAACGCCAACAACCAGCAGAAGGGCGTCGACTCCCTCATCCGCACCGATCTGGAGTCGCTGGCCCGGCATCGCGCGATCAGCGACGCGGCCCTCATCGGCGGCGACGAGGACCTGGTCTCGGCGGTCGAGGCCGCGCAGGGGTACGGGGCGCGGGTCCATCTGTGGGGCATCGAGGCGCCCGAGGGCCGCAACCAGGCGGAGCCGCTGCTGTGGGAGGTCGACAGCCAGCGGACCTTCGACCTGGACTTCTTCAAGCCGTATGTGTCACGGCGGACCGCCGCCACCTACGACGCCCCCACCGGCGCCCGCCCCACCCGCGAGGACGTCCGCTTCGTAGGCGCCCAGATCGCCGCGAAGTGGCTCGCCTCCCGGGGCCGGGAGACCTTGCAGGAACTGCTCCACGGCCACCCGTACCTGCCCGGCTCGGTCGACCAGGACCTGCTCGTCGAGGCGGAGGGGCTGCTCCAGTACTCGCTGCGCGGGCAGGCGGACCTCAGACGGGCACTGCGGGACGGCTTCTGGGAGCACTTGCGGGCGCAGTACTAG